The following are encoded together in the Lathyrus oleraceus cultivar Zhongwan6 chromosome 3, CAAS_Psat_ZW6_1.0, whole genome shotgun sequence genome:
- the LOC127130012 gene encoding uncharacterized protein LOC127130012, producing the protein MLEEFERLVRIPMKNKPLFERVDESFPPEIIARALHMDEREAEANLEVKGNTKGFSLSFLLERAHTLLKAEIWDACYSTIALAIYGIILLPNMDGFIDMAAICVFLTGNPVPTLLADVYYYMSHRTSPKTGVWVEQTDASWHQKLGSLRSEDLSWYSKEYISMDIIFSCGDFPNLPLIGTQVCVNSNPVLSLRQLGYPMEGPPDARYLEAFLFLDFGVENPSLFQQIREAWKNVNQKGRADLGRANGITEEPYFHWVKERAEVIKIPFVTRISVPLPEPKLTHIPFEEVDELKTTMEKLERENEELKLKLQQLINEKNTMKWELERKDVQLQANVEKFNKEEHKRKKIKVGLEQADLCLDTLKGQLRKAQKE; encoded by the exons ATGCTGGAAGAATTCGAGCGTCTTGTTAGGATTCCTATGAAGAACAAGCCACTGTTTGAAAGGGTGGATGAATCTTTTCCACCTGAGATCATTGCTAGAGCACTTCACATGGACGAAAGGGAAGCTGAAGCTAACCTAGAGGTCAAAGGGAATACCAAAGGGTTTTCGCTAAGCTTTCTCTTGGAAAGAGCACATACCCTACTAAAAGCAGAAATTTGGGACGCTTGTTACTCTACTATTGCATTGGCTATTTATGGCATCATCCTGCTCCCAAATATGGATGGTTTCATAGACATGGCTGCTATTTGCGTCTTCCTCACCGGAAACCCAGTACCCACCTTGTTAGCTGATGTTTACTATTACATGAGCCATAG AACATCTCCGAAGACAGGTGTTTGGGTAGAACAGACAGATGCTAGTTGGCATCAGAAGTTGGGGTCGCTCCGATCCGAAGATCTTTCTTGGTATTCCAAAGAATATATCAGCATGGACATCATATTCAGTTGTGGAGACTTTCCTAATCTACCACTTATTGGAACTCAAGTATGTGTAAATTCTAACCCGGTTCTATCACTAAGACAGCTTGGGTACCCAATGGAAGGCCCTCCAGATGCGAGGTATTTGGAAGCCTTCTTGTTTCTTGACTTTGGAGTTGAGAATCCTAGCTTGTTCCAACAAATCAGAGAGGCTTGGAAGAATGTCAATCAAAAAGGGAGAGCTGATTTGGGAAGAGCTAATGGGATTACAGAGGAACCCTATTTTCATTGGGTAAAGGAAAGGGCCGAGGTGATCAAAATACCATTCGTCACTCGGATATCTGTACCTCTTCCCGAACCTAAACTCACCCATATCCCTTTTGAAGAGGTTGATGAACTCAAGACTACCATGGAAAAATTAGAAAGAGAAAATGAAGAGTTGAAGTTAAAACTCCAACAACTCATCAATGAGAAAAACACCATGAAATGGGAACTTGAGAGAAAGGATGTGCAGCTCCAAGCAAATGTGGAAAAGTTTAACAAAGAGGAGCATAAGAGGAAAAAGATCAAAGTTGGACTAGAACAAGCTGACCTTTGTCTAGATACTCTTAAGGGTCAATTGCGGAAAGCCCAGAAAGAATGA